In Bythopirellula goksoeyrii, a single window of DNA contains:
- a CDS encoding cation-translocating P-type ATPase, with amino-acid sequence MTYRKQARAPWHYLALNDLKHQLNAPDNGLSAVEAASRLAEYGPNQLPQQPSVPLYTIVLRQFQSPLIYVLALAAIVSFATGDVKDAAFIAGVLVLNAVIGTYQEWKAEQSSGALRKLLQIRASVRRNGEVCEIGAEELVPGDLVLLESGNRVPADIRLLTAHALELDESLLTGESVPVLKDPAWWGTETTQATDQLNMAYAGSVVARGRGKGIVVATGMSTSVGLLALDVIKEVGGKPPLLMRMERFTRVIAASVLMAAMAIGVLGTILGGYSLAEMFMFSVAMAVSAIPEGLPVAMTVALAIATTRMARRGLIVRRLTAVEGLGSCTLIATDKTGTLTCNELTLREVLLPNGDTFQVSGEGYVPNGDVRSNNPSIDARNYEPLEWLARAGLLCNEADLHRRESSWAWRGDAVDIAFLSFGHKLGIEHDSWRAQYPQVNQLPFEPEQQFAASFNMINGSLAVFVKGAPERVLAMCSESTCVEFDRQKQEVAAIRMAERGFRVLALADGALAEPISPDTVPSAPKELRFLGLVGMIDPLRPGAKEAVHNCARAGISVTMVTGDHRLTALSIARDLGLAEDTSQVMTGAELLETTSEELSAIVNHIRVFARVAPHQKLQIVEAAKKAGHFVAVTGDGVNDAPALRAANIGVAMGQSGTDVAREAAELVISDDNFATIVSGIEEGRVAYGNIRKVIYLLISTGAAELVLMALAISTGTPYLPLLPVQILWLNLVTNGIQDVALAFEPNEGGVLNRKPRSPNERIFDQLMIERTIIAALVMGIVGFLTFRWFLAEDASQTEVTSARNVLLLLMVLFENIHIGNCRSETKSALVLSPLRSPILLTGTIIAFLVHLAAMYSPFGQVVLGTEPIDLKIWGILFLLALSIFPAMELHKWSWAIRKRKRTADSSFQAEHH; translated from the coding sequence ATGACCTACCGCAAACAAGCGCGGGCACCCTGGCACTACTTGGCGTTGAATGACTTGAAGCACCAATTGAATGCTCCCGACAACGGATTGAGTGCAGTCGAAGCTGCGAGCAGGCTAGCTGAATATGGACCGAATCAACTTCCTCAGCAACCTTCTGTACCTCTTTACACTATCGTGCTGCGGCAGTTTCAGAGCCCCTTGATTTATGTGCTTGCACTGGCAGCCATTGTGTCCTTTGCGACAGGTGATGTGAAAGATGCCGCATTCATTGCGGGTGTTCTTGTGCTAAATGCTGTCATAGGTACTTATCAGGAGTGGAAGGCCGAACAGAGCAGCGGGGCTCTGCGGAAGCTGCTCCAGATTCGCGCGTCGGTTCGTCGCAATGGAGAGGTGTGTGAGATAGGGGCCGAGGAACTCGTGCCGGGCGACTTGGTCTTGTTGGAATCTGGTAATCGAGTTCCTGCGGACATTCGTCTATTAACCGCACATGCCTTGGAACTCGACGAGTCTCTGTTGACGGGAGAATCTGTGCCCGTACTCAAAGATCCTGCTTGGTGGGGAACCGAAACTACTCAAGCCACGGATCAACTAAACATGGCATATGCAGGCTCCGTCGTCGCTCGGGGACGGGGAAAGGGAATCGTGGTGGCTACCGGCATGTCCACGAGCGTTGGTTTATTGGCGTTGGATGTAATAAAAGAGGTAGGTGGAAAACCGCCTCTATTGATGCGGATGGAGCGGTTTACTCGCGTGATCGCAGCTTCGGTACTGATGGCCGCCATGGCAATTGGCGTTCTCGGTACGATCCTAGGTGGCTACTCACTTGCAGAAATGTTTATGTTTTCTGTCGCTATGGCCGTCTCAGCGATTCCAGAGGGCCTCCCCGTAGCCATGACTGTAGCACTGGCAATCGCGACGACACGTATGGCTCGACGAGGTCTAATCGTGCGAAGATTGACCGCGGTCGAAGGACTTGGAAGTTGCACTTTAATTGCAACGGACAAGACGGGGACCTTAACGTGCAATGAATTGACGTTGCGGGAGGTTCTCTTGCCCAATGGCGACACCTTCCAGGTATCTGGCGAAGGATATGTTCCAAACGGCGATGTGCGGAGTAATAACCCTTCAATCGATGCCCGTAACTACGAACCTCTGGAGTGGCTCGCTCGGGCAGGCCTACTTTGCAATGAAGCAGATCTTCATCGTCGCGAAAGTAGTTGGGCTTGGCGTGGTGACGCTGTGGATATCGCCTTCTTGTCTTTTGGTCATAAACTTGGGATCGAGCACGACTCTTGGCGAGCTCAGTATCCCCAAGTCAATCAGCTCCCTTTCGAGCCAGAGCAACAATTTGCCGCTTCTTTCAACATGATCAATGGCAGCCTCGCAGTGTTCGTCAAAGGAGCTCCCGAGCGCGTGCTTGCCATGTGCAGCGAATCGACTTGCGTTGAGTTTGACAGACAGAAACAAGAAGTTGCTGCGATACGAATGGCTGAACGAGGTTTTCGGGTACTCGCACTAGCTGATGGCGCACTCGCAGAACCAATATCGCCCGACACAGTTCCCTCGGCCCCCAAAGAACTACGGTTTCTCGGTCTCGTTGGCATGATCGATCCATTGCGGCCTGGGGCAAAAGAGGCCGTGCATAACTGCGCTCGGGCAGGCATCTCGGTAACGATGGTCACCGGAGACCATCGTCTAACAGCCCTTTCCATCGCACGTGATCTAGGGTTAGCCGAAGACACAAGCCAGGTAATGACGGGCGCGGAACTTCTAGAAACCACCTCAGAGGAATTAAGTGCGATCGTGAACCATATTCGTGTTTTCGCCCGGGTTGCGCCGCATCAAAAGCTGCAAATCGTCGAAGCCGCAAAGAAAGCCGGTCATTTTGTGGCTGTGACTGGCGACGGCGTGAACGACGCACCTGCGTTGCGAGCGGCAAACATCGGGGTAGCGATGGGCCAGAGCGGTACCGATGTTGCGCGCGAGGCTGCGGAACTCGTGATCAGTGATGACAATTTCGCCACAATCGTTAGCGGCATTGAGGAGGGACGCGTCGCCTATGGCAATATTCGAAAGGTGATCTACCTCCTGATTTCTACGGGTGCTGCAGAGTTAGTGCTGATGGCATTGGCAATCTCCACGGGAACACCCTATCTTCCCCTCTTGCCGGTACAAATCCTGTGGTTGAATCTCGTTACCAACGGAATCCAAGACGTCGCTCTGGCTTTCGAGCCAAACGAAGGTGGAGTACTGAATCGTAAACCACGCTCGCCGAATGAGAGGATATTCGATCAGTTAATGATCGAGCGCACAATCATCGCAGCCCTAGTGATGGGTATCGTCGGATTTCTCACTTTCCGCTGGTTTTTGGCGGAAGATGCGAGTCAAACCGAAGTTACCTCCGCGCGCAATGTACTACTGCTCTTAATGGTGTTGTTCGAGAATATCCACATTGGCAACTGCCGCTCGGAAACAAAGTCTGCTCTAGTATTGTCCCCGTTACGAAGCCCTATTCTGCTGACAGGTACGATTATAGCCTTTCTCGTTCATCTAGCAGCGATGTATTCACCATTTGGCCAAGTGGTGCTTGGGACAGAGCCAATAGATCTTAAAATCTGGGGCATATTGTTTCTCTTGGCACTGTCGATTTTCCCTGCGATGGAGTTGCACAAATGGAGTTGGGCAATCAGAAAAAGAAAACGGACTGCCGATTCATCATTTCAAGCAGAACATCATTGA
- a CDS encoding GYD domain-containing protein, whose protein sequence is MATFISTIKFTEKGISEIKDTCQRAENFKKQAKKMGVKVSDIFWTQGPYDGLLVLEAPDDLSATALMVHVCSDGFVHTQTIRAYRADEMKAILEKI, encoded by the coding sequence ATGGCCACTTTTATTTCAACGATCAAGTTTACCGAAAAAGGAATCTCAGAAATCAAAGACACCTGTCAAAGGGCCGAGAACTTCAAGAAACAGGCAAAGAAAATGGGCGTCAAAGTGAGCGACATTTTCTGGACTCAAGGTCCCTATGATGGCCTCCTCGTGCTTGAAGCGCCCGATGATCTGAGCGCCACCGCGCTGATGGTGCATGTCTGTTCCGATGGTTTTGTGCATACTCAAACGATACGTGCTTACCGAGCCGACGAGATGAAGGCTATCTTGGAGAAGATTTGA
- a CDS encoding amidohydrolase family protein: MSIQLAIPAWSAEEPHTTIWQGKVWTANSEQPWAEAIAVKENKIVAVGSLEEVQEKVGQDAQVLDVSPGLITPGWIDSHIHLVGAGRNLTSVQLRNAKTRDEFVERIAAFAEKVPRGTWITGGDWDHTLWGDSSASRPLPDRAWIDAVTPNHPVWISRLDGHMALANSAALREVGIDDTFEDVSGGEAVRDSQGRLTGVFKDNAMDVMTREIPAPTAKEQLEAIQAAVAHLVERGVTAVHHMGTWADVEAFQNALQQGQLKVRVYACTPLNEWQKLAERIEQSGRGNDRLRIGGLKGFVDGSLGSHTAAFLEPFSDDPNSRGLLVNPKSDLLKWTRDADKAGLQVMVHAIGDRANRMQLDIYEQVAKENGPRDRRFRIEHAQHIDSNDVPRFAQLEVIASMQPYHIIDDGRWAAGVIGVKRGKNSYPCRSLLDSGARLAFGSDWHVAPPTPIEGIYAAVTRSTLDGKQRGGWTPAERITVEEALRAYTLDAAYAGFQEKELGSLEPGKLADFVVVDRDLTQVPPTALRAGQVLATVVDGETTYESPKFKPTAMNTQQAEIQRRVAIDFNLNEDQILKEIRESIPDVSSADLDRWREAETLDYREIDGEMRYFARAVSNLFRLSKEARDRRTTEPEASKKFPIVDHVADLVEESEQADGPEIHPVKHRIRYELTVPADHPRLRKGAKVACWLPFPQEYRQQGEVKLLGCGPGEGQISPNGKAHRTVYLEHVVDDAEAQLTFWEEFEFVTSAYVPTLDAKDVEPYDTTGSLYREYTSQRPPHIVITPEVAALAKEIVGDETNPLEQTRRIFRWVSANIPWCAEIEYSIIPNLSAKGLAARRGDCGVQGMTFITLCRAAGIPARWQSGWQTKPNDSNIHDWSEFYLEPWGWLPADASYGVKQHEDPRVQDFFCGHMDPYRMIVNLNYAGPLVPPKQSFRSEPNDFQRGEIEIDGRNLYFDEWEATKTILYP, from the coding sequence ATGTCAATCCAGCTTGCGATTCCGGCATGGTCAGCAGAGGAACCACATACCACGATTTGGCAAGGCAAAGTATGGACAGCCAATAGCGAGCAACCTTGGGCTGAAGCAATCGCGGTGAAAGAAAACAAGATCGTTGCTGTCGGATCGCTCGAAGAAGTCCAAGAGAAAGTCGGCCAGGATGCACAGGTGCTGGATGTGAGTCCTGGATTGATCACGCCCGGTTGGATCGATTCGCACATCCATCTTGTCGGTGCGGGACGTAATTTGACTTCGGTTCAACTTCGCAATGCTAAGACTCGTGATGAGTTTGTGGAGCGAATCGCAGCGTTTGCGGAGAAGGTACCGCGGGGTACTTGGATTACTGGCGGCGACTGGGATCACACCCTGTGGGGCGACTCTTCGGCCAGTCGCCCGTTGCCCGATCGCGCGTGGATCGATGCGGTCACCCCAAACCATCCGGTGTGGATTTCGCGACTTGATGGACACATGGCGCTGGCCAATTCGGCAGCGTTGCGTGAGGTAGGTATCGATGATACTTTTGAGGACGTCTCCGGTGGAGAGGCTGTGCGAGACTCTCAAGGGCGACTCACGGGTGTCTTCAAAGACAACGCGATGGATGTCATGACCCGCGAGATTCCTGCTCCGACTGCCAAGGAGCAACTTGAGGCTATCCAGGCGGCAGTCGCCCACCTGGTGGAACGAGGCGTAACCGCAGTCCACCATATGGGCACTTGGGCAGATGTCGAAGCATTTCAAAATGCATTACAGCAAGGACAACTCAAGGTACGTGTCTATGCTTGCACGCCATTGAATGAATGGCAAAAATTGGCCGAGCGAATCGAACAGAGTGGCCGAGGGAACGATCGGCTGCGAATCGGCGGATTGAAAGGGTTTGTCGACGGGTCACTCGGTTCTCACACAGCGGCGTTTCTTGAACCTTTTTCCGACGACCCCAACTCGCGAGGTTTACTGGTCAATCCGAAATCCGATCTACTCAAGTGGACTCGCGATGCAGACAAAGCCGGTCTGCAGGTGATGGTCCATGCCATCGGCGATCGGGCCAACCGGATGCAACTCGACATCTATGAACAAGTTGCTAAGGAAAACGGTCCACGCGATCGTCGCTTCCGTATCGAGCATGCCCAGCACATCGATTCGAACGACGTCCCTCGCTTCGCTCAGTTGGAAGTCATTGCGAGTATGCAGCCCTATCATATCATCGACGACGGCCGCTGGGCCGCCGGTGTGATAGGTGTCAAACGGGGCAAGAACTCCTACCCCTGCCGGTCTCTTTTGGATAGCGGTGCCCGTCTGGCCTTTGGCAGCGACTGGCATGTCGCACCGCCGACACCGATCGAAGGGATCTATGCTGCCGTCACCCGCAGCACGCTCGACGGCAAGCAGCGCGGCGGCTGGACTCCTGCCGAGCGGATCACCGTTGAAGAAGCACTGCGAGCCTATACGCTCGATGCGGCCTACGCTGGTTTCCAAGAAAAAGAGCTTGGATCCTTGGAACCAGGAAAGCTTGCCGACTTCGTCGTTGTCGACCGTGACCTCACACAAGTCCCACCGACAGCGCTGCGCGCGGGGCAGGTGTTGGCGACAGTTGTCGATGGGGAGACAACGTATGAGTCGCCCAAGTTCAAGCCGACAGCAATGAATACGCAGCAAGCAGAGATTCAGCGACGAGTTGCCATCGACTTCAATCTGAATGAAGACCAAATTCTGAAAGAAATTCGCGAATCAATTCCCGATGTCTCCTCCGCTGACCTTGATCGCTGGCGCGAAGCAGAAACATTGGACTATCGAGAGATCGACGGTGAAATGCGTTATTTCGCCCGCGCAGTTTCCAATCTGTTCCGCTTGAGTAAAGAAGCCCGCGACCGCCGGACCACGGAGCCGGAAGCTTCGAAGAAGTTTCCCATCGTAGACCATGTCGCGGATCTTGTTGAGGAATCGGAGCAAGCCGATGGACCAGAAATTCACCCCGTCAAGCATCGAATTCGCTACGAACTCACCGTGCCAGCGGATCATCCGAGATTGCGCAAGGGTGCGAAAGTCGCTTGCTGGTTACCATTTCCTCAAGAGTATCGGCAGCAGGGAGAAGTAAAACTACTGGGTTGCGGCCCGGGCGAGGGGCAAATATCCCCCAACGGCAAGGCGCACCGCACTGTATATTTGGAACATGTTGTCGATGATGCTGAGGCGCAACTCACTTTTTGGGAGGAGTTCGAATTCGTCACCAGTGCTTATGTTCCCACACTAGATGCCAAGGACGTCGAGCCCTACGACACCACAGGTTCACTCTACCGCGAGTACACCTCCCAGCGCCCGCCACATATTGTCATCACCCCAGAAGTGGCGGCGCTCGCCAAGGAAATCGTTGGCGACGAAACGAACCCGCTTGAACAGACGCGCCGAATCTTCCGCTGGGTGTCGGCAAACATCCCCTGGTGTGCTGAGATAGAGTACAGCATCATCCCGAATCTCTCGGCGAAAGGTCTCGCCGCGCGTCGAGGAGACTGTGGTGTGCAAGGAATGACCTTCATCACCTTGTGTCGCGCGGCCGGAATCCCCGCGCGTTGGCAGTCCGGCTGGCAAACCAAACCCAACGACTCCAACATCCACGACTGGTCAGAATTCTATCTCGAACCCTGGGGCTGGCTCCCCGCCGATGCCTCTTACGGAGTGAAGCAGCATGAGGACCCAAGAGTGCAAGACTTCTTCTGCGGCCACATGGACCCCTATCGCATGATCGTCAACCTCAACTACGCGGGCCCGCTCGTTCCACCAAAACAAAGCTTCCGCAGCGAGCCGAACGACTTCCAGCGGGGTGAGATTGAAATCGATGGTCGCAATTTGTATTTCGATGAGTGGGAAGCGACTAAAACGATCTTGTACCCCTGA
- a CDS encoding FHA domain-containing protein, whose amino-acid sequence MPTVTLRVLDGADRGQVFGNLEPPITIGREEGNSVQLNDERISRFHIKIQEDQTKLVLTDLESTNGTRVNGEDTHLRILRYGDVIAVGRSVLLYGTRDEIAGRLTELRSDGLCGKEKFPTSDLVASSGSESLSFELRLGSSEEMQGTLHIPEPPELPDSMTAGQAAQLSELLEYLHLRARGIVRGATVEDKDQNVILSLEQWQEFLDLQSQLAEYLKEIGDPHLNG is encoded by the coding sequence ATGCCCACCGTGACATTGCGAGTTCTAGACGGTGCCGACCGCGGCCAGGTTTTCGGAAATCTGGAGCCTCCCATCACTATTGGTCGTGAGGAGGGCAATTCGGTCCAACTCAACGACGAGCGAATCAGCCGATTCCATATCAAGATCCAAGAGGATCAAACGAAGCTCGTTCTGACTGATCTCGAAAGTACCAACGGCACGCGAGTCAACGGCGAAGATACCCATTTGCGAATCCTACGCTACGGAGACGTCATCGCGGTTGGTCGCTCGGTTCTCCTTTACGGAACACGCGACGAAATCGCTGGTCGACTTACGGAACTTCGTAGTGACGGGCTTTGCGGCAAGGAAAAATTCCCCACCAGCGACCTGGTCGCCTCTTCGGGGTCCGAGTCACTCAGCTTCGAACTGCGGCTGGGGTCCTCCGAAGAAATGCAGGGAACGCTGCATATTCCCGAGCCCCCAGAACTACCCGACTCGATGACTGCCGGCCAGGCCGCCCAGCTCTCGGAACTCTTGGAATACTTGCACTTACGTGCACGAGGTATCGTTCGAGGGGCCACGGTCGAAGACAAGGATCAGAACGTAATCCTCTCTCTTGAGCAATGGCAAGAATTCTTAGATCTGCAATCACAACTGGCCGAGTATCTTAAAGAAATCGGCGATCCCCATCTGAACGGCTAA